A genomic window from Limibacillus sp. includes:
- a CDS encoding AEC family transporter, with product MAAVMEVVLTIAGPVFGIALLGYIAQRVGWLQEGASQTLAAFVFNFAVPALLFRSTAREPLPSDLPLQFLASYYLPTFALYIAAALTARHFFKRSAMEGVIAGMATSYANVVMFAMPVVLTAFGTEASQPFFLLLAFHSLLLFAFTTLWLEAVKAREGAERVSLAAQFGRIGKSLFANPIVLSLILGVAYGQTGWGLAAPLDRFLELLALAVTPCALFGTGAALCQYRLGGDLLEATGVSLGKLVLHPLIVWLAMTFLFDLPPLWVAVGTMTAAMPVGVNVYLFSERYGIYQRRAGSAVLITSGLAMITVTLLLVLLGAGE from the coding sequence GTGGCCGCCGTCATGGAGGTCGTTCTCACCATTGCTGGCCCGGTTTTCGGTATCGCGCTGCTGGGCTACATCGCCCAGCGCGTGGGCTGGCTTCAGGAGGGCGCGAGCCAGACCCTGGCGGCCTTCGTCTTCAACTTCGCGGTCCCGGCGCTGCTGTTCCGCTCGACGGCGCGCGAGCCGCTGCCCTCCGATCTGCCGCTGCAGTTTCTGGCCTCCTACTACCTTCCGACCTTCGCGCTCTATATCGCGGCTGCCCTGACCGCCCGCCATTTCTTCAAGCGCAGCGCCATGGAGGGCGTGATCGCGGGCATGGCGACTTCCTACGCCAATGTGGTGATGTTCGCCATGCCGGTGGTGTTGACGGCCTTCGGGACGGAGGCGAGCCAGCCCTTCTTCCTGCTTCTGGCCTTTCATTCCCTGCTGCTCTTCGCCTTCACCACCCTCTGGCTGGAGGCCGTAAAGGCGCGGGAGGGCGCGGAGCGGGTCAGCCTTGCCGCCCAGTTCGGGCGCATCGGCAAGTCGCTCTTTGCGAATCCCATCGTGCTGTCGCTGATCCTGGGTGTGGCCTATGGGCAGACCGGCTGGGGCCTCGCCGCACCGCTCGACCGCTTCTTGGAGCTGCTGGCGCTGGCCGTCACGCCCTGCGCCCTCTTCGGCACCGGTGCTGCGCTCTGCCAGTATCGCCTGGGCGGCGATCTCTTGGAGGCGACGGGCGTTTCGCTCGGCAAGCTGGTGCTGCATCCCTTGATCGTCTGGCTCGCCATGACCTTCCTTTTCGACCTGCCGCCGCTCTGGGTCGCGGTCGGCACCATGACGGCGGCCATGCCCGTGGGCGTGAACGTGTACCTCTTCTCGGAACGCTACGGCATCTATCAGCGGCGCGCGGGCAGCGCGGTGCTGATCACCTCCGGTCTGGCCATGATCACCGTGACGCTGCTGCTGGTTCTGCTGGGGGCCGGCGAATGA
- a CDS encoding metalloregulator ArsR/SmtB family transcription factor, with protein MSDTAESNPADLLGEMRESATRASGLLKALSHENRLLILCMLAEGEKAVTELERELGMRQPAVSQQLARLRGDKLVQARRDGKTIYYSIASPEAKEVIELLYKLYCAPAKS; from the coding sequence ATGAGTGACACCGCCGAAAGCAATCCTGCCGATCTCTTGGGGGAGATGCGCGAGAGCGCCACGCGGGCCAGCGGCCTTTTAAAGGCGCTTAGCCACGAGAACCGCTTGCTCATTCTCTGCATGCTGGCCGAGGGGGAGAAGGCCGTGACGGAGCTGGAGCGGGAGCTCGGCATGCGCCAGCCCGCCGTCTCCCAGCAACTGGCGCGCCTGCGCGGCGACAAGCTGGTTCAGGCGCGGCGCGACGGCAAGACGATCTACTACTCCATCGCCAGCCCTGAGGCGAAGGAGGTCATAGAGTTGCTCTATAAGCTTTACTGCGCACCCGCGAAGAGTTGA
- a CDS encoding multicopper oxidase family protein, protein MTAFESRPARIALTRRSLLAGGAALTAAQTLPGALAFAAAPPAAGLEATPLTAGRARAHLLEPGAPETELWGFGGSVPGPVLRVRQGEELAILLQNDLEQPTAVHWHGIRIDNAMDGVVGLTQEAIAPGTSFEYRFTPPDAGTFWYHSHNRSWEQMARGLYGLLIVEEPDAPEVDRELLLVADDWRLDEIGAIHEESLGSLRDASHAGRLGNVLTLNSKDFLEESIAPGERLRLRLCNTANARILALEFTGHRPWTIAVDGQPVTPRPLDGPLTLAPGQRADLILDGTGEPGSRHAILAHTGGQTLEIGALNYAQEPRRDAADLGPVPALPPSKIPTPRLEGAREIRLVMEGGAMGRMQSARLGEEELAIRDLVERGYAWSFNGIAGRPTDPWVSARQGETLVAEIVNETAWPHVIHTHGHHFLTLEADGSLPADPVWRDGVLLEREETKKIAFVADNPGRWLIHCHMLEHQAAGMVTWFEVT, encoded by the coding sequence ATGACCGCTTTCGAGTCCCGCCCCGCCCGGATCGCCCTCACCCGCCGCTCGCTGCTTGCGGGGGGCGCCGCCTTGACGGCGGCCCAGACGCTTCCTGGCGCCCTCGCCTTTGCCGCTGCGCCGCCCGCCGCCGGGCTGGAAGCGACGCCGCTGACCGCCGGGAGGGCGCGCGCACACCTGTTGGAGCCCGGCGCGCCGGAGACCGAACTCTGGGGCTTCGGCGGCAGCGTGCCGGGCCCCGTACTGCGGGTTCGGCAAGGCGAAGAGCTGGCGATCCTGCTTCAGAACGACCTGGAGCAGCCCACCGCGGTGCATTGGCACGGCATACGGATCGACAATGCGATGGACGGCGTGGTCGGCCTGACGCAGGAGGCCATTGCCCCGGGGACAAGCTTTGAATACCGCTTCACGCCGCCCGACGCCGGCACCTTCTGGTATCACAGCCATAACCGGTCCTGGGAGCAGATGGCGCGCGGGCTCTATGGCCTCCTGATCGTGGAGGAACCCGATGCGCCGGAGGTGGACCGGGAACTCCTGCTGGTCGCAGACGATTGGCGCCTGGACGAGATCGGCGCCATCCACGAGGAGTCGCTGGGCAGCCTGCGCGACGCCTCCCACGCCGGGCGGCTCGGCAATGTGCTGACGCTCAACTCGAAGGACTTTCTGGAGGAAAGCATCGCGCCGGGCGAGCGCCTGCGCCTGCGGCTCTGCAACACGGCCAACGCGCGCATCCTGGCGCTGGAGTTCACGGGCCACCGCCCCTGGACGATCGCCGTCGATGGACAGCCGGTGACCCCGCGCCCGCTGGACGGGCCGCTGACGCTTGCCCCCGGGCAACGCGCGGACCTGATCCTGGACGGCACGGGCGAGCCCGGCAGCCGCCATGCGATCCTGGCCCACACCGGCGGTCAGACCCTGGAAATCGGCGCGCTCAACTACGCCCAGGAGCCGCGGCGCGATGCCGCCGATCTGGGGCCCGTTCCGGCGCTGCCGCCCAGCAAGATTCCCACGCCCCGCCTGGAGGGCGCGCGCGAGATACGCCTGGTGATGGAGGGCGGCGCCATGGGGCGCATGCAGTCCGCGCGCCTGGGCGAGGAGGAACTGGCGATCCGCGATCTGGTCGAGCGCGGCTATGCCTGGAGCTTCAACGGCATCGCGGGACGGCCGACAGACCCTTGGGTCTCAGCGCGGCAGGGCGAGACGCTGGTGGCCGAGATCGTCAACGAGACGGCCTGGCCCCATGTCATCCACACCCACGGCCACCACTTCCTGACCCTGGAAGCGGACGGCAGCCTGCCCGCCGACCCGGTCTGGCGGGACGGTGTGCTGCTGGAACGAGAAGAGACGAAAAAGATCGCCTTCGTGGCCGACAATCCGGGGCGCTGGCTGATCCACTGTCATATGCTGGAGCATCAGGCCGCCGGGATGGTGACCTGGTTCGAGGTGACCTGA
- a CDS encoding solute carrier family 23 protein, translated as MAGNNDSLTLGVSERPSAGLWALLSLQHLFAMFGATVLVPLLVGLPPEVALVTSGVGTLIYIFCTGAQVPAYLGSSFAFIGPILAGAAAAGMEGALLGAFGAGCIYLVVAALVRAFGVGWLLRLLPPVVVGPVIIVIGLSLASVAVQMAEGTVAGGDYDLVQLLVALATLGSIIFFSLVLKGFFTVVPILLGILVGYLIAAVAGLVDFAPLAEASLFRIPDFVSFLGVFSSEGGVPWGALTIIAPVAIVTMAEHIGDTVVLSRVVGRNFIAKPGLHRTLLGDGLATMVAALIGGPPNTTYGENVGVLAITRIYSIYVIAGAAVMAILLGFVGIVAAFLSTIPTAVMGGVSIALFGVIASSGIRTLIEGKVDFGERRNLLVASIILVIGIGGATLQVSEQFTVSSMALAAIIGVFLHAVLPNKHLGGDSETVLGSHG; from the coding sequence ATGGCGGGGAACAACGACAGCCTGACACTTGGGGTAAGCGAGCGTCCTTCGGCGGGGCTTTGGGCGCTTTTGAGTCTGCAGCACCTCTTCGCCATGTTCGGCGCGACGGTGCTGGTGCCTCTGCTCGTCGGGCTTCCACCCGAAGTCGCGCTGGTGACCAGCGGCGTGGGCACGCTGATCTACATCTTCTGCACCGGGGCGCAGGTGCCGGCCTATCTCGGTTCCTCCTTCGCCTTCATCGGGCCGATCCTGGCCGGGGCCGCGGCGGCGGGCATGGAAGGCGCGCTGCTGGGCGCCTTCGGTGCGGGCTGCATCTATCTGGTGGTGGCGGCGCTGGTCCGCGCCTTCGGCGTCGGCTGGCTCCTGCGGCTGCTGCCGCCCGTGGTGGTCGGGCCGGTCATCATCGTCATCGGCCTCTCGCTGGCCTCGGTCGCCGTGCAGATGGCCGAGGGCACCGTGGCGGGCGGGGACTACGATCTGGTGCAGCTTCTGGTGGCGCTCGCCACGCTGGGCTCGATCATCTTCTTCTCGCTGGTGCTGAAAGGCTTCTTCACCGTCGTGCCGATCCTGCTCGGCATCCTCGTGGGCTATCTGATCGCGGCGGTCGCGGGTCTGGTCGATTTCGCGCCGCTGGCCGAGGCCTCGCTCTTCCGGATTCCAGATTTCGTCTCCTTCCTCGGGGTCTTCTCAAGCGAGGGCGGCGTGCCCTGGGGTGCCCTCACCATCATCGCGCCGGTCGCCATCGTCACCATGGCCGAGCACATCGGCGACACCGTGGTGCTGAGCCGCGTGGTGGGGCGCAACTTCATCGCCAAGCCCGGCCTGCACCGCACCCTGCTGGGCGACGGCCTTGCGACCATGGTGGCGGCCCTGATCGGCGGCCCGCCCAACACCACCTATGGCGAGAACGTGGGCGTGCTGGCGATCACGCGCATCTATTCCATCTACGTGATCGCGGGCGCCGCCGTCATGGCGATCCTGCTGGGCTTCGTCGGCATCGTGGCGGCCTTCCTCTCGACCATCCCGACGGCCGTCATGGGCGGCGTTTCCATCGCGCTCTTCGGGGTCATCGCCTCCTCGGGCATCCGGACCCTGATCGAGGGCAAAGTGGACTTCGGCGAACGGCGCAACCTTTTGGTGGCCTCGATCATCCTGGTGATCGGCATCGGCGGCGCGACCCTGCAGGTGAGCGAGCAGTTCACCGTCTCCTCCATGGCGCTGGCGGCGATCATCGGCGTCTTCCTCCACGCGGTCCTGCCCAACAAGCACCTGGGCGGCGACAGCGAGACGGTCCTGGGCAGCCACGGCTAG
- a CDS encoding LysR family transcriptional regulator: MQELNYHHLRYFQAVAHEGNLTRAAEQLNVAQSALSSQIRQLEERLGQALFERRGRALHLTEAGRIALEHADTIFAAGKELVSTLTLGPQARRPLKIGAIATLSRNLQLAFLKPVLGRDDVEVILRSGSRTELFEALTMLQLDLVLTNHPPDRNALSPFIVHRLAEQPVGLIGIPSLSPPGLSLAERLASAPLVLPAAMSGPRADFDALVSRLNVTPKVAAEVDDMAMARLLARDGVGLAVIPPIVVKDELASGRLVNADTLPGISETFYAVTKQRKYPNPLVQGLLGPIEEEASGER, translated from the coding sequence ATGCAAGAGCTCAACTACCATCACCTACGCTACTTCCAGGCCGTTGCTCACGAGGGGAACCTCACCCGCGCAGCCGAGCAGCTCAATGTCGCGCAGTCGGCTCTCTCGTCCCAGATCCGCCAACTGGAAGAGCGGCTTGGCCAGGCGCTTTTCGAGCGGCGGGGCCGCGCCCTCCACCTGACGGAGGCCGGGCGGATAGCCTTGGAGCATGCCGACACGATCTTCGCGGCGGGCAAGGAGCTCGTCTCGACCTTGACGCTCGGCCCGCAGGCGCGGCGGCCGCTCAAGATCGGGGCCATCGCCACCCTCTCGCGGAACCTTCAGCTGGCCTTCCTGAAACCGGTTCTGGGGCGCGACGACGTGGAGGTGATCCTGCGCTCGGGCAGCCGAACCGAGCTTTTCGAGGCCCTGACGATGCTTCAGCTTGACCTTGTCCTGACCAATCATCCGCCCGACCGAAACGCTCTCTCGCCCTTCATCGTTCACCGCCTCGCCGAGCAGCCCGTGGGTTTGATCGGCATCCCCTCGCTCTCTCCGCCCGGCCTTTCGCTGGCTGAGCGTCTCGCCTCGGCTCCCCTGGTGCTGCCGGCGGCCATGAGCGGCCCGCGCGCCGACTTTGACGCGCTGGTCAGCCGTCTCAACGTGACGCCGAAGGTGGCGGCGGAGGTTGACGATATGGCGATGGCGCGCTTGCTGGCCCGCGACGGCGTGGGCCTTGCCGTGATTCCCCCGATCGTCGTCAAGGACGAGCTGGCGAGCGGGCGTCTGGTGAATGCCGACACGCTGCCGGGAATCTCGGAGACCTTCTACGCCGTGACCAAGCAGCGTAAGTATCCCAACCCGCTGGTGCAGGGTCTCTTGGGCCCGATCGAAGAGGAGGCGTCAGGCGAGCGCTGA
- a CDS encoding proton-conducting transporter membrane subunit: MSFYLLPVIAPLALLAGAAFAFSRPGVRPPLVSTLLQVSALVGLCAAAASAIWLLLADAHSARILGPEGFALSLRLDVVSATMLLLVAFIGAIVLRFSATYLDGEERQGVFMGWLVATLAAVELLVIAGDLVTLALGWILTSLCLHRLLLFYPARVSARRAARKKFIVARAGDALLISAFGLMAYGYGTTDIASILQRASEGQAQTIGAAAAALLALAALLKSAQFPTHGWLTEVMETPTPVSAVLHAGVINAGGFLLIRFADVMLLSPGVLALLVMIGGFTALLGGLAMLAQPAVKTSLAWSTIAQMGFMIMQCGLALFPLALLHIVAHSLYKAHAFLSSGATVETVAAISRPGPVAIPGAKAVLRAFALALLIYAAIALAFGIDQKSPQALALGAILIFGVAYLFAQGFADAAPRALTRRTVLYAVSASVSYFALQTGAEWLTEGTLPAAPPPGPLEWALLSLAIFSFGLVAVAQATFPNWALHPAAAGLRVHLGNGLYATAVFDRLIGNWSTARSK; encoded by the coding sequence ATGTCGTTCTACCTGCTGCCCGTGATCGCTCCGCTCGCGCTTCTGGCGGGCGCCGCCTTTGCTTTTTCCAGGCCCGGCGTGCGGCCACCCCTGGTTTCAACTCTGCTGCAGGTCAGCGCCCTGGTTGGGCTTTGCGCCGCCGCCGCCTCGGCCATTTGGCTTTTGCTAGCCGATGCGCACAGCGCGCGGATCCTGGGGCCGGAGGGTTTCGCCCTGTCGCTGCGCCTCGATGTTGTCAGCGCGACGATGCTGCTGTTGGTTGCCTTCATCGGTGCGATCGTCCTGCGCTTTTCCGCAACCTATCTGGACGGGGAAGAACGGCAGGGCGTCTTCATGGGCTGGCTTGTCGCCACGCTCGCCGCCGTCGAACTGCTGGTGATCGCCGGTGATCTCGTGACCCTCGCGCTGGGCTGGATCCTGACCAGCCTCTGCCTCCATCGCCTCTTGCTCTTTTACCCGGCCCGCGTCAGCGCGCGGCGCGCGGCGCGCAAGAAGTTCATCGTGGCCCGCGCCGGCGACGCGCTGCTCATATCGGCATTCGGCTTGATGGCCTATGGCTACGGCACGACGGATATCGCCTCGATCCTCCAGCGCGCGTCGGAGGGGCAAGCGCAGACCATCGGCGCTGCCGCCGCCGCCCTGCTCGCACTGGCCGCCCTCCTGAAGTCGGCGCAGTTTCCGACCCACGGCTGGCTCACCGAGGTCATGGAAACGCCAACGCCGGTCTCTGCGGTGCTGCATGCGGGCGTCATCAACGCCGGCGGCTTTCTGCTGATCCGCTTTGCCGACGTGATGTTGCTTTCGCCGGGCGTGCTCGCCCTGCTGGTCATGATCGGCGGCTTCACCGCGCTTCTCGGCGGTCTCGCCATGCTCGCCCAGCCGGCGGTCAAGACCTCTCTGGCCTGGTCGACCATCGCCCAGATGGGCTTCATGATCATGCAGTGCGGCCTCGCGCTCTTTCCGCTGGCGCTGCTCCACATCGTTGCGCACTCGCTCTACAAGGCCCACGCCTTCCTATCGTCCGGCGCAACCGTCGAGACCGTGGCCGCCATCTCGCGCCCGGGGCCGGTAGCGATCCCAGGGGCCAAAGCGGTGCTGCGCGCCTTCGCCCTGGCGCTCCTGATCTACGCGGCGATCGCTCTCGCCTTCGGCATCGACCAGAAGTCCCCGCAGGCGCTGGCCCTCGGCGCGATCCTGATCTTCGGCGTCGCATACCTCTTCGCCCAAGGCTTCGCCGACGCAGCGCCCCGCGCGCTGACCCGGCGCACAGTGCTCTACGCCGTCAGCGCCTCGGTCAGCTACTTCGCGCTCCAAACCGGGGCGGAGTGGCTGACTGAGGGAACGCTGCCCGCCGCCCCGCCGCCCGGTCCCCTGGAGTGGGCGCTCCTGAGCCTCGCCATCTTCAGTTTCGGCCTCGTCGCCGTGGCGCAGGCCACTTTTCCTAATTGGGCACTCCACCCGGCCGCCGCGGGCTTGCGCGTGCATCTGGGCAATGGGCTCTACGCCACCGCCGTGTTCGACCGCCTGATCGGCAACTGGTCCACGGCCCGCTCGAAATGA
- a CDS encoding DUF2309 domain-containing protein, with product MRNEATALDTPPLALAAERAARRIPPLWPLDSHVAVNPYLGESALRLAEAGAVLSRSGGGPITMPRSWYLERIADGRIAESDLEAALDASPYAEKPKSLEALLHAAGEPRPEPAALPTVADLAAKVSGTDWPGLAADRIGVWAASHFDAGQALWVALRGKTAWAAYRSFASHDITPEIMGLAGFAAFVADAPESAPEAISRAAHRLGLDETALESYAHQLFLSLGGWAQLARYRLWRAELAGESDGILLDLLAVRLLWEEVLYERYETALQDDWEKVRATHAQPASPSAAAILDEILQEAWERSGQRHLSERLCETSELSPEDTRPALQAAFCIDVRSEVFRRALESLDGGIRTLGFAGFFGVAAEHRRFASDVAERRLPVLLNPGVHSSATADADRQADLAARFKARARRAWGRFKLAAVSSFAFVEAMGPVYGIKLLRDTFKLNPESGKTDPAPQFEPPLDLSARVKSAETVLRAMSLTSGFAPIVLLAGHGARVVNNPHASGLQCGACGGYSGEVNARLLAGLLNDPEVRAGLAGRGIVVPEDTLFIAALHDTTSDAMTLYTQDAPASGREEELRQVRSWLKTAGGLARSERALRLPRAESEGDLPSRARDWAEVRPEWGLAGCRAFIAAPRRRTAGKALSGQTFLHDYDWKQDSANGFAVLELIMTAPVVVASWINLQYYGSTVAPEVFGAGNKLLHNVVGGIGVLEGNSGPMRSGLPWQSVHDGEKYIHEPLRLSVCVEAPREAMSAVLGRHEEVRKLFDNRWLHLFALDEDGRMAWRYAGDLSWEACPDAAQPARKLNQAS from the coding sequence ATGCGCAACGAGGCAACCGCACTCGACACTCCTCCATTGGCCCTCGCCGCGGAGCGCGCGGCGCGGCGCATTCCGCCGCTCTGGCCGCTGGACAGCCATGTCGCCGTCAATCCCTACCTCGGAGAGAGCGCTCTGCGCCTCGCCGAGGCCGGCGCCGTGCTGTCCCGGAGCGGTGGCGGCCCCATCACTATGCCAAGGAGCTGGTACCTTGAGAGGATCGCCGATGGCCGGATAGCGGAGAGCGACCTCGAAGCAGCGCTCGACGCCTCCCCCTACGCGGAGAAGCCGAAGAGCCTGGAGGCCCTCCTGCATGCGGCCGGCGAGCCGCGTCCGGAGCCCGCCGCACTCCCGACGGTCGCCGACCTGGCCGCCAAGGTCAGCGGCACCGACTGGCCGGGCCTCGCCGCCGACAGGATCGGGGTCTGGGCCGCCAGCCACTTCGACGCCGGGCAGGCGCTTTGGGTCGCGTTGCGGGGCAAGACCGCCTGGGCCGCCTACAGGAGCTTTGCGAGCCACGACATCACACCGGAGATCATGGGGCTCGCGGGCTTCGCCGCCTTCGTGGCCGACGCGCCGGAGAGCGCGCCGGAGGCGATCTCCCGCGCGGCCCACCGTCTCGGTCTCGATGAAACCGCTTTGGAGTCCTACGCCCACCAGCTGTTCCTTTCGCTGGGCGGTTGGGCGCAGCTCGCCCGCTACCGGCTCTGGCGCGCCGAACTGGCGGGCGAGAGCGATGGCATCCTGCTCGATCTCCTGGCTGTCCGCCTGCTCTGGGAGGAGGTGCTCTACGAGCGTTACGAGACCGCCCTGCAGGACGACTGGGAGAAGGTTCGCGCCACGCACGCCCAGCCGGCATCGCCCTCTGCGGCGGCGATCCTGGACGAGATCCTGCAGGAGGCGTGGGAGCGGTCCGGCCAGCGTCACTTGAGCGAGCGCCTTTGTGAAACCTCGGAACTTTCCCCGGAAGACACCCGGCCCGCTCTGCAGGCCGCCTTTTGCATCGACGTGCGGTCCGAGGTCTTCCGCAGGGCGCTCGAATCGCTGGACGGGGGGATCCGCACGCTCGGCTTCGCGGGCTTCTTCGGCGTCGCCGCTGAGCACCGGCGCTTCGCCTCGGACGTCGCGGAGCGGCGGCTGCCGGTCCTTTTGAACCCGGGCGTCCACAGCAGCGCGACCGCCGATGCAGACCGCCAGGCTGATCTCGCCGCCCGCTTCAAGGCGCGGGCGCGCCGCGCCTGGGGCCGCTTCAAACTGGCCGCCGTCTCCTCCTTCGCCTTCGTCGAGGCCATGGGGCCCGTCTACGGGATCAAGCTGCTGCGCGACACCTTCAAGCTGAACCCGGAGTCCGGAAAGACCGACCCGGCACCGCAGTTCGAGCCACCGCTCGATCTGTCCGCGCGGGTCAAGTCGGCGGAGACGGTGCTGCGGGCCATGTCCTTGACCAGCGGCTTCGCGCCGATCGTGCTCCTCGCCGGGCATGGCGCGCGGGTGGTCAACAACCCGCATGCCAGCGGGCTGCAATGCGGCGCCTGCGGCGGCTATTCGGGCGAGGTGAACGCCAGACTTCTGGCTGGCCTGCTGAACGATCCGGAGGTTCGCGCCGGTCTCGCCGGGCGCGGCATCGTCGTCCCGGAGGACACGCTCTTCATCGCCGCCCTCCATGACACGACCAGCGACGCCATGACCCTCTATACGCAGGACGCGCCGGCCAGTGGCCGGGAGGAGGAACTGCGCCAAGTCCGGAGCTGGCTCAAGACGGCAGGCGGACTCGCCCGCAGCGAAAGGGCCTTGCGGCTGCCCCGGGCGGAGAGCGAAGGGGATCTGCCGTCCCGCGCGCGCGACTGGGCCGAGGTTCGGCCGGAATGGGGCCTGGCCGGTTGCAGGGCCTTCATCGCCGCGCCGCGCAGGCGCACCGCCGGCAAGGCCTTGAGCGGCCAAACCTTCCTTCACGACTACGACTGGAAGCAGGACAGCGCCAACGGCTTCGCAGTGCTGGAGCTGATCATGACGGCGCCGGTCGTGGTCGCCAGCTGGATCAACCTGCAGTACTACGGCTCCACCGTCGCGCCGGAGGTCTTCGGCGCGGGCAACAAGCTGCTCCACAACGTGGTCGGCGGCATCGGCGTTCTGGAGGGGAACAGCGGGCCCATGCGATCGGGTCTGCCCTGGCAGTCCGTGCACGACGGCGAAAAGTACATCCATGAGCCCCTGCGTCTTTCCGTCTGCGTGGAAGCGCCACGCGAGGCCATGAGCGCGGTTCTTGGCCGGCACGAGGAGGTGCGCAAGCTGTTCGATAACCGCTGGCTCCATCTCTTCGCGCTGGACGAGGACGGCCGGATGGCCTGGCGCTACGCCGGCGATCTAAGCTGGGAGGCCTGCCCTGACGCGGCCCAACCCGCCCGGAAGTTGAACCAGGCTTCATGA
- the cysD gene encoding sulfate adenylyltransferase subunit 2 — protein sequence MTSLAHLDRLESEAMEILRDGFAEADRPVMLFSGGKDSTVLAHLARKAFFPAPPPLPLLHVDSTWEFREVLEFRSEFAARNGFELLVHSNDEGRRLGLNPVEHGTRYTTIMRTEALKQALDAGRYDVIFGGARRDEEATRAKERVVSVRSRSHGWDPKQQRPELWSLYNWRRTPGQTLRVFPLSNWTERDLWTYIARERLELCPLYFAAERPVVEAQGKLIAIDDPIRAKRLGFGPSILELVRFRSLGCWPVTAASRSTASDLPSVVQETLFARTSERNGRVSDEGSLEEQKREGYF from the coding sequence ATGACCTCGCTGGCGCACCTGGATCGCCTTGAGAGCGAGGCCATGGAGATCCTGAGAGACGGCTTCGCCGAGGCTGATCGGCCAGTCATGCTGTTTTCCGGCGGCAAGGACTCGACCGTGCTGGCGCATCTGGCGAGGAAGGCCTTCTTCCCGGCGCCTCCGCCCCTGCCCCTGCTCCATGTCGATTCAACTTGGGAGTTCCGCGAGGTCTTGGAGTTTCGCTCTGAATTCGCGGCCAGGAACGGCTTTGAGCTTCTGGTCCACAGCAACGACGAAGGACGGCGCCTGGGGCTCAATCCAGTCGAGCATGGTACACGCTACACCACCATCATGCGCACCGAGGCGCTCAAGCAGGCTCTAGACGCCGGCCGCTACGACGTGATCTTCGGCGGCGCGCGGCGCGACGAAGAGGCGACACGCGCCAAGGAGCGCGTGGTCTCGGTGCGGAGCCGCTCCCACGGATGGGACCCCAAGCAGCAGCGTCCTGAGCTCTGGTCCCTCTACAACTGGCGCCGAACCCCGGGCCAGACGCTGCGGGTCTTCCCCCTTTCGAACTGGACCGAGCGGGACCTCTGGACCTACATCGCGCGCGAGCGGCTGGAACTCTGCCCGCTTTATTTCGCCGCCGAACGGCCCGTGGTGGAGGCGCAAGGCAAACTGATCGCGATCGATGACCCCATCCGCGCCAAGCGGCTCGGATTCGGCCCCTCAATACTTGAACTCGTTCGCTTCCGGTCCCTTGGCTGCTGGCCTGTCACCGCGGCCTCCCGTTCCACCGCCAGCGACCTGCCCTCCGTTGTCCAGGAGACTCTTTTCGCAAGGACCTCCGAACGCAACGGGCGCGTCAGCGACGAGGGATCGCTCGAAGAGCAGAAGCGCGAGGGGTACTTCTAA
- the mscL gene encoding large conductance mechanosensitive channel protein MscL: MFKEFKEFAMRGNVVDMAVGIIIGAAFGSIVKSLVADVIMPPIGLLLGGVDFSNIFITLSGGDYESLAEAQEAGAATINIGVFFNQVISFLIVAFAVFLLIKGINKLKREEEAPPAEPTTKECPHCLSSIPIKATRCAHCTSELGSVSEA, translated from the coding sequence ATGTTCAAAGAATTCAAAGAGTTCGCAATGCGCGGCAACGTCGTCGACATGGCCGTCGGCATCATTATCGGCGCAGCCTTCGGCTCGATAGTGAAATCGCTGGTCGCCGACGTCATCATGCCGCCGATCGGCCTGCTTCTAGGTGGCGTCGATTTTTCCAACATCTTCATCACGCTGTCGGGCGGCGACTACGAGTCCTTGGCCGAAGCGCAGGAGGCGGGCGCCGCGACCATCAACATCGGCGTCTTCTTCAATCAAGTCATCAGCTTCCTGATCGTCGCCTTCGCCGTCTTCCTGCTCATCAAGGGCATCAACAAGCTGAAGCGCGAAGAAGAGGCGCCGCCTGCCGAGCCCACCACCAAGGAATGCCCCCACTGCCTGAGCAGCATTCCCATTAAGGCGACGCGCTGCGCACACTGCACCTCCGAACTTGGAAGTGTCAGTGAGGCGTAG